From a region of the Corallococcus coralloides DSM 2259 genome:
- a CDS encoding class I SAM-dependent rRNA methyltransferase: MKPSSPPRSGRPGSPPPGRGGKPGQRPEKHGQRPEKLRPDRTSPELGPDGTPQVMLLRRGSDRWLAGPPWIYRADLNGDPGLQGGEVVRVVDGRGWFLGKAFYSKLSKISLRWLTNDDVPVDADFFRQRLQSAESLRKLALPGETTYRLVHGEADGLPGLVVDRYGDYLSVQFLVPAMEQRKALIADLLEELFHPKGIVNRSDVSVRHLEGLTPEKGLLRGALPPGPVSFDEGLVRMRADLLEGQKTGAFLDQRENHVMAAQYAFGEALDCFSYVGGFALQLATRAKHVTAVEISDSASAQLRDNAQSNKLSNLEVVTANAFDFLRDAVDEGKRYDTIVIDPPSFAKNKDAIPAAVRGYKELNLRAFQLLRPGGILVTASCTYHVDEQAFEEMLASAAADAKRRVQIIERRGAGRDHPVLLNLRETRYLKCFVLRML; the protein is encoded by the coding sequence ATGAAGCCCTCCTCTCCTCCCCGCTCCGGCCGGCCCGGCTCCCCTCCCCCCGGACGCGGCGGCAAGCCCGGCCAGCGCCCGGAGAAGCACGGGCAGCGCCCGGAGAAGCTCCGCCCGGACCGCACGTCGCCGGAGCTGGGCCCGGACGGCACGCCCCAGGTGATGCTCCTGCGCCGCGGCTCCGACCGCTGGCTCGCGGGCCCGCCGTGGATCTACCGCGCGGACCTCAACGGCGACCCCGGCCTCCAGGGCGGTGAAGTCGTGCGCGTGGTGGACGGCCGCGGCTGGTTCCTGGGCAAGGCCTTCTATTCGAAGCTGTCGAAGATCTCCCTGCGCTGGCTCACCAACGACGACGTCCCGGTGGACGCGGACTTCTTCCGCCAGCGCCTCCAGTCCGCGGAAAGCCTGCGCAAGCTCGCGCTGCCCGGCGAGACGACGTACCGCCTGGTGCACGGAGAAGCGGACGGCCTGCCCGGGCTCGTGGTGGACCGCTACGGCGACTACCTGAGCGTGCAGTTCCTGGTCCCCGCCATGGAGCAGCGCAAGGCGCTCATCGCGGACCTGCTGGAGGAGCTGTTCCACCCCAAGGGCATCGTCAACCGCTCCGACGTGAGCGTGCGCCACCTGGAGGGCCTCACGCCGGAGAAGGGCCTGTTGCGCGGCGCGCTGCCGCCGGGTCCCGTGTCCTTCGACGAGGGGCTGGTGCGCATGCGCGCGGACCTGCTGGAGGGCCAGAAGACGGGCGCGTTCCTGGACCAGCGCGAGAACCACGTGATGGCGGCGCAGTACGCCTTCGGCGAGGCGCTGGACTGCTTCAGCTACGTGGGCGGGTTCGCGCTCCAGCTGGCCACGCGCGCGAAGCACGTCACGGCGGTGGAGATTTCGGACTCGGCCTCCGCGCAGCTGCGCGACAACGCCCAGTCCAACAAGCTCTCCAATCTGGAGGTCGTGACGGCCAACGCCTTCGACTTCCTGCGCGACGCGGTGGACGAGGGCAAGCGCTACGACACCATCGTGATTGATCCGCCCTCCTTCGCGAAGAACAAGGACGCGATCCCGGCGGCGGTGCGCGGCTACAAGGAGCTCAACCTGCGCGCCTTCCAGCTCCTGCGCCCCGGCGGCATCCTGGTGACCGCGAGCTGCACGTACCACGTGGATGAGCAGGCCTTCGAGGAGATGCTCGCCTCCGCGGCGGCGGACGCGAAGCGCCGGGTGCAGATCATCGAGCGCCGGGGCGCCGGCCGCGACCACCCCGTCCTCCTCAACCTGCGCGAGACGCGCTACCTCAAATGTTTCGTCCTGCGCATGCTGTGA
- a CDS encoding YkgJ family cysteine cluster protein, with product MARRDWDDADDEAPASGTRALERALQETRTVYRQADAAYAPYSCPASGECCQLAVTKRQPWLWLPEWELLKRSKPLPPPRADGACPYLDAAGLRCTVYADRPFGCRTFFCQRIQGPARQPSDEVSRLLLRLERISQRVMPSLRGPRPLLEWYAGVSTAPAREER from the coding sequence ATGGCACGCCGGGATTGGGACGACGCAGACGACGAGGCCCCCGCGTCCGGTACGCGGGCGTTGGAGCGCGCCCTCCAGGAGACGCGCACCGTCTACCGCCAGGCGGACGCGGCGTACGCCCCGTATTCGTGCCCCGCGAGCGGCGAGTGCTGCCAGCTGGCCGTCACGAAGCGCCAGCCCTGGCTGTGGCTCCCGGAGTGGGAGCTGCTCAAGCGCAGCAAGCCCCTTCCGCCCCCCCGCGCCGACGGCGCCTGCCCCTACCTGGACGCCGCGGGCCTGCGCTGCACCGTGTACGCGGACCGGCCGTTCGGCTGCCGCACGTTCTTCTGTCAGCGCATCCAGGGCCCCGCCCGGCAGCCGTCGGACGAGGTGTCCAGACTCCTCCTGCGGTTGGAGCGGATTTCACAGCGCGTGATGCCGTCACTGCGGGGGCCACGTCCCCTCCTGGAATGGTATGCCGGGGTCAGTACCGCCCCGGCCCGGGAGGAACGATGA
- a CDS encoding glycerate kinase codes for MIPPRWLLAPQEFKGTLSAAEAADAMAEGLRQASLDVVLDVAPLADGGPGTLDALLAGSKGERRRLTVRGPMGTPVEACWARLDDGRTAVVEMAQASGIALVPPEQRDARAACTHGTGELMRAALDSGCERLIVGLGGSATTDGGKGALEALGFRFLDADGAPLPPGGASLARLSRVDASGKHPRLEQVELLIATDVTAPLLGNDGAARLFGPQKGADAAAVEELEAALATFCRIVDEGPANLPGAGAAGGLGYGLAALGGGKLTSGYVLVARALGLDRRVLLADLVLTGEGRFDRQTSMGKGPVALARLAQAQGTQVVLFAGVVQRDNKPELSLFREVVELSAQARPGATARETLREATTKWALAHLGR; via the coding sequence ATGATCCCCCCACGCTGGCTGCTTGCGCCCCAGGAGTTCAAGGGCACCTTGAGCGCGGCCGAGGCCGCGGACGCCATGGCGGAGGGGCTGCGGCAGGCCTCGCTGGACGTGGTGCTGGACGTGGCGCCGCTCGCGGACGGAGGGCCGGGCACGCTGGACGCATTGCTCGCGGGCTCGAAGGGCGAGCGTCGGCGGCTCACGGTGCGCGGCCCCATGGGCACGCCGGTCGAGGCCTGCTGGGCGCGGCTGGATGATGGGCGCACAGCGGTGGTGGAGATGGCGCAGGCCTCGGGCATCGCGCTGGTGCCTCCGGAGCAGCGGGATGCGCGGGCCGCGTGCACGCACGGCACCGGAGAGCTGATGCGCGCGGCGCTGGACTCGGGCTGCGAGCGGCTCATCGTCGGGCTGGGCGGCAGCGCCACCACGGACGGCGGCAAGGGCGCGCTGGAGGCGCTGGGCTTCCGCTTCCTGGACGCGGATGGAGCGCCGCTGCCGCCGGGGGGCGCGAGCCTGGCCAGGCTTTCGCGCGTGGACGCAAGCGGCAAGCACCCGCGCCTGGAGCAGGTGGAGCTGCTCATCGCCACGGACGTGACGGCGCCGCTGCTGGGCAACGACGGCGCCGCACGCCTCTTCGGTCCGCAGAAGGGCGCGGACGCGGCGGCGGTGGAGGAGCTGGAGGCGGCGCTGGCCACGTTCTGCCGCATCGTGGACGAGGGCCCCGCGAACCTCCCCGGCGCGGGCGCGGCGGGAGGCCTGGGCTACGGGCTCGCGGCGCTCGGAGGCGGAAAGCTCACCTCCGGATATGTCCTGGTGGCGCGGGCGCTGGGGCTGGACAGGCGCGTGCTGCTCGCGGACCTGGTGCTCACGGGCGAGGGACGCTTCGACCGGCAGACGTCCATGGGCAAGGGGCCCGTGGCGCTCGCGAGGCTGGCGCAAGCGCAAGGGACGCAAGTGGTGCTCTTCGCGGGCGTCGTGCAGCGGGACAACAAACCGGAGCTGTCCCTCTTCCGCGAGGTGGTGGAGCTGAGCGCGCAGGCCCGCCCGGGTGCCACCGCCCGGGAGACGCTGCGCGAGGCCACCACGAAGTGGGCGCTCGCGCACCTGGGCCGGTAG
- a CDS encoding nicotinamidase: MPLPLPRFHDDARVGQLYLERVAEVSQEAHRYAAEHRVRPAREDSFRIAAFGIDAQVAFCTPGASLFVPGAVEDTQRTLRWLYTHLDRLTGLVFSLDTHRAFQIFHPGWWRDAEGRPPAPMTVITANDVREGRWRATRHPEESLAYCEGLEASGRYVLTIWPYHALLGGQSHALVPAMYEASLFHALVRDTPTHFELKGEHPLTENYSVMAPEVTEVKGQRVGEFNARLMEHLLSFDRVYVFGQASSHCVLSTLRDLQQSLERTDKSKLGNIYILEDAMSPVPAPPLDPLPAALDFPRVAKDALAGFKAAGMHVVRTTDPIP; this comes from the coding sequence ATGCCGCTGCCGCTTCCCCGGTTCCACGACGACGCACGCGTCGGCCAGCTCTACCTGGAGCGCGTGGCGGAGGTCTCCCAGGAGGCCCACCGCTACGCCGCCGAGCACCGCGTGCGTCCGGCCCGCGAGGACAGCTTCCGCATCGCGGCGTTCGGCATCGACGCGCAGGTGGCCTTCTGCACGCCGGGCGCGAGCCTCTTCGTCCCGGGCGCGGTGGAGGACACGCAGCGCACGCTGCGCTGGCTGTACACGCACCTGGACCGGCTGACGGGGCTCGTCTTCTCGCTGGACACGCACCGGGCCTTTCAAATCTTCCATCCGGGGTGGTGGAGGGACGCGGAAGGGCGTCCGCCCGCGCCCATGACGGTCATCACCGCGAACGACGTGCGGGAGGGCCGCTGGCGGGCGACGCGCCATCCGGAGGAGAGCCTGGCGTACTGCGAAGGGCTGGAGGCCAGCGGCCGGTACGTGCTGACCATCTGGCCGTACCACGCGCTCCTGGGCGGGCAGAGCCACGCGCTGGTGCCCGCGATGTACGAGGCGAGCCTCTTCCACGCGCTGGTGCGGGACACGCCCACGCACTTCGAACTGAAGGGCGAGCACCCGCTGACGGAGAACTACTCCGTGATGGCGCCGGAGGTGACGGAGGTGAAGGGCCAGCGCGTGGGGGAGTTCAACGCGCGGCTGATGGAGCACCTGCTGTCGTTCGACCGCGTGTACGTCTTCGGGCAGGCCAGCTCCCACTGCGTGCTGTCCACGCTGCGCGACCTGCAGCAGTCCCTGGAGCGCACGGACAAATCGAAGCTGGGGAACATCTACATCCTGGAGGACGCGATGAGCCCCGTGCCCGCGCCTCCGCTGGACCCGCTGCCCGCGGCGCTGGACTTCCCGCGCGTGGCGAAGGACGCGCTGGCGGGCTTCAAGGCCGCCGGGATGCACGTGGTGCGGACGACGGATCCGATTCCGTAG
- a CDS encoding nicotinate phosphoribosyltransferase, which yields MPQSLLATDGYKFSMAEAGWPLRKETFYYSHRKGGPQVMPLDLAAWVQSLLPEPQPDDYAFLARHDYEMGVGFKAAILRKAQLSVRAIPRGALFLPREPILTLTGPSALVSWLEPMLLQLNYRVQVATQALQDREALARTLATVSCEEEKRIALETLDQVGVRAVSIQVDPEGYMRRVRAQVKELVDVVEDPSRIFEVGLRAATCLEQHELALRACQEAGVQRTSNVEGARVLNMIPVGTMGHEHVQRYGSDDAAYRAMHERRPQRSSYLLDTFDTLTSGIPAAFKLISEDPQGGDSIRFDSGNKKLQYLYAVTRARDLGIKPVIILEDGLDAQATREFEELRKQVGWEPTTQFYGYGGHIVARTMSHTLTRDRVAAIYKLSCSGATPVMKFGNELAEGKQSVPGTPVLFRRRTGTGPLGLVGQAGEATPQGYFPLMESAPSTPSLVGTEGLTPEEQRIGYTATTQALVESITRRHFPQGR from the coding sequence ATGCCCCAGTCGCTGCTCGCCACGGATGGCTACAAGTTCAGCATGGCGGAGGCCGGCTGGCCCCTGCGGAAGGAAACGTTCTACTACTCGCACCGCAAGGGCGGGCCCCAGGTGATGCCGCTGGACCTGGCGGCCTGGGTGCAGAGCCTCCTGCCGGAGCCGCAGCCGGACGACTACGCGTTCCTCGCCCGCCACGACTACGAGATGGGCGTGGGCTTCAAGGCGGCCATCCTGCGCAAGGCGCAGCTGTCCGTGCGCGCCATTCCGCGGGGCGCGCTGTTCCTGCCGCGCGAGCCCATCCTCACCCTCACCGGCCCCTCCGCGCTGGTGTCGTGGCTGGAGCCGATGCTGTTGCAGCTCAACTACCGCGTCCAGGTGGCCACGCAGGCGCTGCAGGACCGCGAGGCCCTGGCCCGGACGCTGGCCACGGTGTCGTGCGAGGAGGAGAAGCGCATCGCCCTGGAGACGCTGGACCAGGTGGGCGTGCGAGCCGTGTCCATCCAGGTGGACCCGGAAGGCTACATGCGGCGCGTGCGGGCGCAGGTGAAGGAGCTGGTGGACGTCGTCGAGGACCCCTCGCGCATCTTCGAGGTGGGCCTGCGCGCGGCGACCTGTCTGGAGCAGCACGAGCTGGCCCTGCGCGCGTGCCAGGAGGCGGGCGTGCAGCGCACGAGCAACGTGGAGGGCGCCCGGGTGCTGAACATGATTCCCGTGGGCACCATGGGCCACGAGCACGTGCAGCGCTACGGCTCCGACGACGCGGCCTACCGCGCGATGCACGAGCGCCGGCCGCAGCGCTCCAGCTACCTCTTGGACACCTTCGACACGCTGACGTCCGGCATCCCTGCGGCGTTCAAGCTCATCTCGGAGGATCCGCAGGGTGGGGACTCCATCCGGTTCGACTCCGGCAACAAGAAGCTCCAGTACCTGTACGCGGTGACGCGCGCGCGGGATCTGGGCATCAAGCCGGTCATCATCCTGGAGGACGGCCTGGACGCGCAGGCGACGCGCGAGTTCGAGGAGCTGCGCAAGCAGGTGGGCTGGGAGCCGACGACGCAGTTCTACGGCTATGGCGGCCACATCGTGGCGCGCACCATGTCCCATACGCTGACGCGTGACCGGGTGGCTGCCATCTACAAGCTGTCGTGCTCGGGCGCGACGCCGGTGATGAAGTTCGGCAACGAGCTGGCGGAGGGCAAGCAGAGCGTGCCGGGGACGCCCGTCCTCTTCCGCCGCCGCACAGGCACGGGGCCGCTGGGGCTGGTGGGGCAGGCGGGGGAGGCGACGCCCCAGGGCTACTTCCCGCTGATGGAGTCGGCCCCGTCCACGCCGTCGCTGGTGGGGACCGAAGGCCTGACGCCGGAGGAGCAGCGCATCGGGTACACTGCCACCACGCAGGCGCTGGTGGAGTCCATCACCCGGCGCCACTTCCCGCAGGGCCGCTGA
- a CDS encoding MmcQ/YjbR family DNA-binding protein, protein MPAENETQKVEAVLREHAMSYPGAHEDFPWGHRAMKVNDKTFLFMTVDGEKLNLSAKLPDSKDAALTLPFTEPTEYGLGKSGWVTAHFDEASQVPVPVIKAWIDESYRAIAPKKLVDQLPARGTAVPGPASKPAKAAAGKKPSARQAVAPAKKAAKKVVGKVKAVAKKAAARVKTVAKKATQKAGKAVAKTASAAKAKTARKAPAPARGKRAAPPAPKRARRS, encoded by the coding sequence ATGCCCGCAGAGAACGAGACGCAGAAGGTCGAAGCCGTGCTGCGCGAACATGCGATGAGCTACCCCGGCGCCCACGAGGACTTCCCCTGGGGCCACCGGGCGATGAAGGTCAACGACAAGACCTTCCTCTTCATGACCGTCGACGGCGAGAAGCTGAACCTCTCCGCCAAGCTGCCCGACTCCAAGGACGCCGCCCTCACGCTGCCCTTCACGGAGCCCACCGAGTACGGCCTGGGCAAGAGCGGCTGGGTGACTGCCCACTTCGACGAGGCCTCGCAGGTGCCGGTGCCCGTCATCAAGGCGTGGATCGACGAGAGCTACCGCGCCATCGCGCCGAAGAAGCTCGTGGACCAGCTCCCCGCCCGGGGCACCGCCGTCCCCGGCCCCGCCTCGAAGCCGGCCAAGGCCGCCGCGGGCAAGAAGCCCTCCGCGCGCCAGGCCGTGGCCCCGGCGAAGAAGGCCGCGAAGAAGGTCGTGGGCAAGGTGAAGGCCGTGGCCAAGAAGGCCGCCGCCCGCGTGAAGACCGTGGCGAAGAAGGCCACCCAGAAGGCAGGGAAGGCGGTCGCGAAGACGGCCTCCGCCGCCAAGGCCAAGACGGCGCGCAAGGCGCCTGCGCCGGCCCGCGGCAAGCGCGCCGCCCCCCCCGCGCCCAAGCGCGCCCGCCGCTCTTAA
- a CDS encoding inorganic pyrophosphatase, whose product MKKSTQTTSQAHPWHGISPGPEAPEVVTAYIEIVPTDAVKYEMDKESGILMLDRPQRFSSQCPTLYGFIPRTYCGEQVAKRCAERTGVKEIRGDGDPIDICVLTEKVVSNGNLLVHAVPVGGFRMIDGDEADDKIIAVLESDLVYGELQYIAQLPRPLLDRLKHYFLTYKQIPGEGKRSVEIAEVYDRQEAMEVIRRSMRDYDKLFVEPEAKPAKKSAPAARRKTSVAKAAAKGPTGRGKK is encoded by the coding sequence ATGAAGAAGAGCACCCAGACCACATCGCAGGCCCACCCCTGGCATGGCATCTCGCCCGGGCCGGAGGCCCCTGAAGTCGTCACCGCGTACATCGAGATCGTCCCCACGGACGCCGTGAAGTACGAGATGGACAAGGAGTCCGGCATCCTGATGCTGGACCGGCCGCAGCGCTTCAGCAGCCAGTGCCCCACGCTCTACGGCTTCATCCCGCGCACGTACTGCGGCGAGCAGGTGGCGAAGCGCTGCGCGGAGCGCACCGGCGTGAAGGAGATCCGCGGCGACGGGGACCCCATCGACATCTGCGTGCTGACGGAGAAGGTCGTCTCCAACGGCAACCTGCTGGTGCACGCGGTGCCCGTGGGCGGCTTCCGGATGATCGACGGCGACGAGGCCGACGACAAGATCATCGCGGTGCTGGAGTCGGACCTCGTGTACGGCGAGCTCCAGTACATCGCGCAGCTGCCGCGCCCGCTGCTGGACCGCCTGAAGCACTACTTCCTCACCTACAAGCAGATTCCCGGTGAGGGAAAGCGCAGCGTGGAGATCGCGGAGGTCTACGACCGGCAGGAGGCCATGGAGGTCATCCGCCGCAGCATGCGCGACTACGACAAGCTCTTCGTGGAGCCGGAGGCGAAGCCCGCGAAGAAGTCCGCGCCGGCCGCGCGCCGCAAGACGTCCGTGGCGAAGGCCGCCGCCAAGGGCCCCACGGGCCGGGGCAAGAAGTAG